A stretch of the Oceanicola sp. D3 genome encodes the following:
- a CDS encoding Rrf2 family transcriptional regulator has product MRLTTRTNLAMRVLMFCATYPGRQHRSADIARACDVSVNHLMQVVPVLHRHGYVRATRGRSGGVELAALPEKVRVGEVFRHFEAALPFAECFSEDDNTCPLISACRLRPALEQALAAFYEALDDVTLEHLVAGDSGLEVLFSQQAGAPVVPECRVSP; this is encoded by the coding sequence ATGCGCCTGACGACCCGAACCAACCTTGCCATGCGCGTGCTGATGTTCTGCGCAACCTATCCGGGCCGCCAGCACCGCTCTGCTGATATCGCGCGGGCCTGTGATGTTTCGGTCAATCACCTCATGCAGGTGGTGCCCGTGCTGCATCGCCACGGCTACGTCCGCGCCACCCGTGGGCGGTCAGGCGGGGTCGAGCTGGCCGCACTGCCCGAAAAGGTGCGCGTGGGCGAGGTGTTTCGCCACTTCGAGGCCGCGCTGCCCTTTGCCGAGTGTTTCTCGGAAGATGACAACACCTGTCCGCTGATTTCCGCATGTCGCCTGCGCCCGGCGCTGGAGCAGGCGCTTGCCGCGTTCTATGAGGCGCTCGATGACGTGACGCTGGAGCATCTGGTGGCCGGTGACAGCGGCTTGGAGGTGTTGTTTTCCCAGCAAGCCGGCGCGCCTGTGGTACCAGAGTGCAGGGTCTCGCCCTAG
- the infA gene encoding translation initiation factor IF-1, translating into MAKEELLEFPGVVKELLPNATFRVELENGHEIIAHTAGKLRKNRIRVLTGDKVQVEMTPYDLTKGRINYRFR; encoded by the coding sequence ATGGCCAAGGAAGAACTGCTCGAATTTCCCGGTGTCGTGAAGGAGCTCCTGCCTAATGCGACGTTCAGGGTCGAGCTGGAAAACGGCCATGAAATCATTGCGCATACGGCAGGAAAACTTCGCAAAAACCGGATCCGCGTCCTCACCGGTGACAAGGTGCAGGTTGAGATGACGCCCTATGACCTGACCAAGGGCCGCATCAACTACCGCTTCCGGTAA
- a CDS encoding chemotaxis protein CheB → MGIAASAGGLEAMSLFLQNLPKGLNCAFALAQHMSPSHESMLVKLLSRETNLDVREITGPIEPKADTIYIPPPGSDVGFEDGKLLRLNPSGHPATPKPSADRLFNALAEGLGAHCMGLVLSGTGSDGSYGVQAIREAGGITIAQEPASAKYDSMPVSAVRTGCVDLVLTPQQIGQHLEKILSQPRDLEELKKMGEEATKNADLFQILLAHTMVDFRQYKESTINRRVHRRMVAKGITSQAEYVDFCRRSQEEVEALYKDLLISVTRFFRDGEQFAVLRDVLQDRVTAKPGAKMRIWVPGCATGEEAYSIAALYAEAAGGLDALGKDSLQIFATDIDEHALAVGRRGSYPSSAADDIPPDLLEKYFDISGDRVIVKQSLRNCVMFTRHNIFQDAPFMSIDLVSIRNVLIYFDNTLQDRVLSRIQYALSADGMLFLGTSETAGTIESHFIQLDPAAKIYAKRSTPPIDMTNFGSTHAIRSSRRILTQDKAKGGDNLHDWSNFHALVQSFAETAVLVSAEGAVLKVYGDLAPFCQITDSVFKGFSLRLLKAPLANESTTLLLVARKNMKSRTGQWHRIEGQGFNHARLVVYPMEPQGREEPYVLLAIETEMRTTPEATEEEQGDYVTYIETELARTREALNVTMEQLQTSNEELQSLNEELQSSNEELQSTNEELETSNEELQSTNEELITVNEELIVNSTELQRTTAELNGIVDGLPTTMLMLDQGLLIRHASRRAVEQFELRTRGQSMGHISQCHLPEGFPPVVDLCSQALLNRKNVSRQFSSGQRNFTLTIVPLTSGTDELIGIVVMVIPLESTLETSLIHTLRRFGKIGTWRVQFPDTEVEWSEEVYHIHGLPPETGTMSLDRAIGYLHPDDREVVRGRIDKALEERSGFHFTARVIRPDGRLAVLESSGTVVTDRLNNVVGLIGVVRDFSRMQTESMLLRHYNEITSDEGLGVYSYDIQNGINYWNPTLYDLLGVDRTEQPEIATALKHLTPESADRVRSLLDRAMKQGEDFEFEGEIQRQDGSRIPYHSKCRVLRDDAGKISHTFGVLRRRK, encoded by the coding sequence GTGGGGATCGCAGCTTCGGCAGGTGGGTTGGAGGCGATGTCTCTCTTCCTGCAAAACCTCCCAAAAGGGCTGAATTGCGCCTTTGCGCTGGCCCAGCACATGTCGCCCAGCCATGAGAGCATGCTGGTCAAGCTGCTCTCGCGTGAAACCAACCTTGACGTCAGGGAAATAACAGGCCCGATAGAGCCCAAGGCCGACACGATTTATATCCCGCCACCCGGAAGCGACGTGGGGTTTGAAGATGGCAAGCTGTTGCGGCTTAATCCGTCCGGCCACCCTGCCACCCCCAAACCCTCCGCCGACAGGCTCTTCAATGCGCTGGCCGAGGGGCTGGGTGCGCATTGCATGGGGCTGGTGCTCTCGGGCACCGGAAGCGACGGCAGCTACGGGGTGCAGGCGATCCGCGAGGCGGGCGGCATCACCATCGCGCAGGAGCCCGCTTCAGCAAAGTATGATTCCATGCCGGTCAGCGCCGTGCGCACCGGCTGCGTCGATCTGGTGCTGACACCGCAACAAATCGGCCAACACCTCGAAAAGATCCTCAGCCAGCCGCGCGATCTCGAAGAGCTCAAGAAAATGGGCGAGGAGGCGACCAAAAACGCCGACCTCTTCCAAATCCTGCTGGCCCACACCATGGTCGACTTTCGCCAGTATAAGGAAAGCACGATCAACCGCCGTGTGCACCGCCGGATGGTGGCCAAAGGCATCACTTCGCAGGCCGAATACGTGGATTTCTGCCGCCGCAGTCAGGAGGAGGTGGAGGCGCTCTACAAGGATCTGCTGATCTCGGTGACACGCTTCTTCCGCGATGGCGAGCAATTCGCGGTGCTGCGCGATGTGTTGCAGGATCGGGTCACCGCAAAACCGGGCGCCAAGATGCGCATCTGGGTGCCCGGCTGCGCCACCGGCGAAGAGGCCTATTCCATCGCCGCGCTCTATGCCGAGGCAGCCGGCGGGCTCGACGCGCTGGGCAAGGACAGCCTCCAGATCTTTGCCACCGACATCGACGAGCACGCCCTCGCGGTGGGGCGGCGCGGCTCCTATCCAAGCAGCGCCGCTGATGACATTCCGCCCGACTTGCTTGAGAAATACTTCGACATTTCCGGCGATAGGGTGATCGTCAAACAGAGCCTGCGCAATTGCGTCATGTTCACACGGCACAACATCTTTCAGGATGCGCCGTTCATGTCGATCGACCTCGTCAGCATTCGTAACGTGCTGATCTACTTCGACAACACCCTGCAAGACCGCGTGCTCTCGCGCATTCAATATGCGCTTTCCGCCGATGGCATGCTGTTTCTGGGCACTTCCGAAACCGCTGGCACCATCGAAAGCCATTTCATCCAGCTCGATCCGGCAGCCAAGATCTACGCCAAGCGCAGCACCCCGCCGATTGATATGACCAACTTCGGCTCCACCCATGCCATCCGGTCCAGCCGCAGGATCCTGACGCAAGACAAGGCAAAGGGCGGCGACAACCTGCACGATTGGAGCAACTTTCACGCGCTGGTCCAGAGCTTCGCCGAAACGGCGGTGCTGGTAAGCGCTGAGGGTGCCGTTCTGAAGGTCTATGGCGATCTTGCCCCCTTCTGCCAGATCACCGATTCCGTGTTCAAAGGCTTCAGCCTGCGCCTGTTGAAGGCCCCGCTCGCCAATGAAAGCACCACTCTTCTGTTGGTGGCCCGAAAAAATATGAAGTCCCGCACCGGCCAATGGCACCGTATCGAGGGGCAGGGGTTCAACCACGCGCGGCTCGTGGTCTATCCGATGGAGCCGCAGGGCCGTGAAGAGCCCTACGTGCTGCTGGCCATCGAAACCGAGATGCGCACCACCCCCGAGGCAACCGAGGAAGAGCAGGGCGATTACGTCACCTACATCGAAACCGAGCTTGCCCGCACCCGCGAGGCGCTGAACGTGACGATGGAGCAACTGCAAACCTCCAACGAAGAGTTGCAGTCGCTCAACGAAGAGCTTCAAAGCTCCAACGAAGAGCTGCAAAGCACCAATGAAGAGCTCGAAACCTCTAATGAAGAGCTGCAATCAACCAACGAAGAGCTGATCACCGTCAACGAGGAGCTGATCGTAAACTCCACCGAGCTGCAACGCACCACGGCGGAGCTGAACGGCATCGTGGATGGGCTGCCTACAACCATGCTCATGCTCGATCAGGGCCTGCTGATCCGCCACGCTTCGCGCCGGGCTGTCGAGCAATTCGAGCTGCGCACCCGCGGCCAGTCCATGGGCCACATCTCCCAGTGCCACTTGCCCGAAGGCTTCCCCCCCGTTGTCGACCTTTGCTCGCAAGCCCTGCTTAACCGCAAGAACGTCTCGCGGCAGTTCTCCAGCGGTCAGCGGAACTTCACGCTCACCATTGTCCCGCTCACCAGCGGCACCGATGAGTTGATCGGGATTGTGGTCATGGTCATCCCGCTCGAAAGCACCCTCGAAACCTCGCTCATCCACACGCTGCGCCGTTTTGGCAAGATCGGCACCTGGCGGGTTCAATTTCCCGATACCGAGGTGGAATGGTCGGAAGAGGTTTATCACATCCACGGCCTCCCCCCGGAAACCGGAACGATGTCGCTTGATCGGGCCATCGGATATTTGCACCCCGACGACCGTGAAGTTGTGCGCGGCCGCATCGACAAGGCTCTCGAAGAGCGCTCCGGCTTCCACTTTACCGCCCGCGTCATCCGCCCCGATGGTCGCTTGGCGGTGCTCGAAAGCTCGGGCACAGTTGTCACCGACCGGCTGAACAATGTCGTCGGCCTGATCGGCGTGGTGCGCGATTTCTCCCGCATGCAAACCGAGAGCATGCTGCTGCGCCATTACAACGAGATCACCTCTGACGAAGGGCTTGGCGTTTATTCCTACGATATCCAGAATGGCATAAACTACTGGAATCCCACACTCTACGACCTGCTTGGGGTGGATCGAACCGAGCAGCCCGAGATCGCGACGGCGCTGAAGCACCTCACCCCGGAAAGCGCGGATCGCGTCAGGAGCCTGCTCGACAGGGCCATGAAGCAGGGCGAAGACTTCGAGTTCGAAGGCGAGATCCAGCGGCAGGATGGGAGCCGCATCCCCTATCACAGCAAGTGCCGCGTGCTGCGCGACGACGCGGGCAAGATTTCACATACCTTTGGCGTTCTGCGCCGTCGCAAATGA
- a CDS encoding nucleoside triphosphate pyrophosphatase has translation MRLILGSGSPRRRELLGQLGITPDEIRAADIDESPAKGELPRPYCSRMAVEKAEALPPGAGEIVLTADTTVALGRRILGKPEGRAEAAGFLRALSGRRHRVITALAVRSEAGMWQRDVVTSVRMKRLSQAEIFAYLETGDWQGKAGGYAIQGPAGAFIPWISGSYSAVMGLPVAETAQLLVAAGYPLYGETS, from the coding sequence ATGCGACTCATCCTCGGATCCGGCAGCCCGCGTCGTCGCGAGCTGCTGGGCCAACTCGGGATCACACCCGACGAAATCCGCGCCGCCGATATCGATGAAAGCCCGGCCAAGGGGGAGCTTCCGCGCCCCTATTGCAGCCGCATGGCCGTCGAGAAGGCCGAGGCGCTGCCTCCCGGCGCGGGTGAAATCGTGCTCACCGCCGATACCACCGTGGCCCTTGGCCGCCGCATCCTCGGAAAGCCCGAGGGGCGGGCCGAGGCGGCGGGGTTTCTGCGCGCGCTTTCGGGCCGCAGGCATCGCGTCATCACCGCGCTGGCCGTGCGCAGCGAGGCCGGGATGTGGCAGCGCGACGTGGTCACATCGGTGAGGATGAAGCGCCTTTCGCAGGCCGAGATCTTCGCCTACCTCGAAACCGGCGACTGGCAGGGCAAGGCTGGCGGCTACGCCATTCAGGGCCCGGCCGGGGCCTTTATCCCGTGGATTTCCGGCAGTTACTCTGCCGTGATGGGCCTGCCGGTAGCAGAAACCGCGCAACTGTTGGTCGCCGCAGGCTACCCGCTTTATGGGGAGACATCATGA
- a CDS encoding DNA gyrase inhibitor YacG, translating to MTCPICSKDTDPKYRPFCSRRCADLDLGKWLTGAYAVPSDDPEDIEEALRLSGDETPPKPH from the coding sequence GTGACCTGCCCGATCTGCAGCAAGGACACCGACCCGAAGTACCGCCCCTTCTGCTCCCGCCGCTGCGCCGATCTCGACCTCGGCAAATGGCTCACCGGTGCCTACGCGGTGCCCTCGGACGACCCTGAAGACATCGAAGAGGCGCTCCGCCTGAGCGGTGACGAGACCCCGCCCAAGCCGCATTAG
- a CDS encoding ribonuclease E/G, with amino-acid sequence MKGRQIILDHVAGREAAALMVDGRLHDLLIEAPGTVRPGAIWRAKAERQAKGQGGIFLAAQGQRFWLRQAKGIAPGEALVVQVTGFAEVEKAPPVTRSLTFKSRYVIVTPDAPGVNVARSIRDEDERDRLKLAALEALEGRDWGLILRSSCVGAEESEIAEDVATMLATAEAALSEGELGEIYPGDGPHLLAWREWTEPAEVITEPGGFESHGVLDALAALQGPREQAGDATLYVEPTRALVAVDVNTGADMSPAASLKANIAAAKALPRALRLRGLGGRIVVDFAPMPKGQRKQLEQSIKAAFRADPIETVLAGWTPLGQYEMQRKRERLPLSLTLPEEAL; translated from the coding sequence ATGAAGGGACGCCAGATCATTCTCGATCACGTGGCTGGCCGCGAAGCCGCCGCGCTCATGGTCGACGGCCGCCTGCACGATCTGCTCATCGAAGCCCCCGGCACCGTCCGGCCTGGCGCGATCTGGCGCGCCAAGGCGGAGCGTCAGGCGAAAGGGCAGGGGGGCATCTTCCTCGCTGCGCAGGGCCAGCGCTTCTGGTTGCGTCAAGCCAAGGGCATCGCACCCGGTGAGGCGCTGGTGGTGCAGGTCACCGGCTTTGCCGAGGTTGAAAAGGCCCCGCCCGTCACCCGCAGCCTCACCTTCAAATCGCGATACGTCATCGTCACCCCCGATGCCCCGGGGGTGAACGTCGCCCGCTCGATCCGCGACGAGGACGAGCGCGACAGGCTCAAACTTGCTGCGTTGGAAGCGTTGGAAGGCCGCGACTGGGGGCTGATCCTGCGCTCGTCCTGCGTCGGGGCCGAGGAGAGCGAAATTGCCGAGGACGTTGCCACCATGCTGGCCACCGCCGAAGCCGCGCTTTCTGAGGGCGAGCTGGGCGAGATCTACCCCGGCGACGGCCCGCATCTTCTGGCTTGGCGCGAGTGGACCGAGCCTGCCGAGGTGATAACCGAGCCCGGCGGCTTCGAAAGCCACGGCGTGCTCGATGCGCTCGCCGCGCTTCAGGGGCCGCGCGAGCAAGCAGGGGACGCCACGCTCTATGTCGAGCCCACCCGCGCGCTGGTTGCGGTGGATGTGAACACCGGCGCAGATATGTCTCCCGCCGCCTCGTTGAAGGCCAATATCGCCGCCGCCAAGGCCCTGCCGCGTGCGCTGCGGCTGCGTGGCCTCGGCGGGCGCATCGTGGTGGATTTCGCGCCCATGCCCAAGGGGCAGCGCAAGCAGCTGGAGCAAAGCATCAAGGCCGCCTTCCGCGCCGACCCGATCGAGACGGTGCTCGCCGGGTGGACGCCGCTTGGCCAGTATGAGATGCAAAGAAAGCGCGAGCGCCTGCCGCTTTCTCTCACCCTGCCCGAGGAGGCCCTGTGA